Proteins encoded within one genomic window of Methanosarcina barkeri str. Wiesmoor:
- a CDS encoding metal-dependent hydrolase produces the protein MVNSLSHLGIGLLIALALGFKGKKRNALGFLAILPDLDFIPYILFALISGSVSHEVRNQLFYLLGHREFLHSILFILLVTLFIWIKTKDRLFTAAGFAAIFSHVYLDYATSWKMRPIYPFSTETSTLGAIYFFDPLANILPLLPVFVLLVAYMKGHGKWNGKFNNFCTFVTKNRSKLYPALLIVLVIWLAVLPVTKLLLVNYISSVEDAKISYQDTYPSSVGKFISAYSYNSTHYKIMEVSYWSGIEKRDYIEKINVNGAVPDASTYVERVGKLYSTTVPQEIDYPVYSVSEKNDSVAVTLSDARDKYVKHWAYFKTVYRFIFDAESGGYVAYASEQGEREERLEKNWFG, from the coding sequence ATGGTAAATTCACTTTCCCATCTGGGAATCGGCCTTCTGATTGCCCTGGCTCTCGGCTTTAAAGGAAAAAAGCGAAATGCTCTCGGGTTCCTGGCAATTCTTCCTGACCTGGATTTTATTCCATACATTCTGTTTGCTCTCATCAGCGGCAGCGTAAGCCACGAGGTTCGAAACCAGCTTTTCTACCTGCTTGGCCACAGGGAATTTCTGCACTCAATCCTCTTCATTCTTCTTGTCACGCTTTTTATCTGGATTAAAACAAAAGACCGCCTGTTTACAGCCGCCGGGTTTGCAGCTATATTTTCCCACGTCTACCTTGACTACGCAACAAGCTGGAAAATGCGTCCGATCTATCCGTTCAGTACCGAGACATCCACTCTCGGAGCCATTTATTTCTTCGATCCGCTGGCGAATATTCTTCCTCTGCTTCCCGTTTTCGTATTACTTGTGGCATACATGAAAGGCCACGGAAAATGGAATGGGAAGTTTAATAACTTCTGTACCTTTGTCACGAAAAATCGGAGCAAACTCTATCCTGCCCTTTTAATTGTGCTTGTAATCTGGCTTGCAGTCCTTCCGGTGACAAAACTACTTCTTGTGAATTATATTTCCAGCGTGGAAGACGCGAAAATCAGCTATCAGGACACCTATCCTTCTTCTGTAGGGAAGTTCATTTCCGCTTATTCGTATAACTCCACCCATTACAAGATTATGGAAGTTAGCTACTGGTCAGGGATCGAAAAAAGAGATTATATTGAAAAAATCAACGTGAACGGCGCAGTTCCCGATGCCTCCACCTATGTTGAAAGAGTCGGAAAACTCTACAGCACAACCGTTCCTCAGGAAATCGATTATCCTGTTTACAGCGTTTCGGAAAAAAACGATTCGGTGGCTGTTACGCTGAGCGATGCAAGAGATAAATATGTTAAGCACTGGGCTTATTTCAAAACGGTTTACAGGTTTATTTTTGATGCGGAGAGCGGAGGGTATGTGGCTTATGCGAGCGAACAGGGGGAGAGGGAAGAGAGATTAGAGAAAAACTGGTTTGGGTAA
- a CDS encoding superoxide dismutase — protein MAKELYKLPPLKFGYGDLAPYISEEQLKLHHDKHHQAYVTNANAAIEMMDKARKEGTDFDYKATAKAFSFNLAGHVLHDYFWWEMTPASNSSKEPVGELSEVIKEDFGSFDRFKKEFSQVASSVEGSGWAVLTYCKDTERLMIMQIEKHNVNLVPDYPIIMDLDTWEHAYYIDYRNDRAKFIEAFWNIVDWEEIDKYFRKMRK, from the coding sequence ATGGCCAAAGAATTGTACAAATTACCACCTTTAAAATTTGGATATGGAGACCTGGCACCTTATATTTCTGAAGAGCAGCTCAAGTTACATCATGACAAGCACCATCAGGCTTATGTGACTAATGCAAATGCAGCTATAGAAATGATGGATAAAGCAAGGAAAGAAGGAACTGACTTTGATTATAAAGCAACTGCAAAAGCCTTTTCTTTTAATCTGGCCGGGCATGTCCTTCACGATTATTTCTGGTGGGAGATGACTCCTGCAAGCAATTCAAGCAAAGAGCCTGTCGGAGAATTGTCTGAAGTCATCAAAGAAGATTTCGGAAGCTTTGACAGGTTTAAAAAGGAATTTTCCCAGGTAGCATCAAGTGTGGAAGGATCAGGATGGGCGGTATTAACCTACTGTAAAGATACTGAAAGGCTCATGATCATGCAGATAGAAAAGCATAATGTAAATCTTGTCCCTGACTATCCGATTATTATGGATCTGGATACCTGGGAACACGCTTACTATATTGATTACCGCAATGACAGGGCAAAATTCATAGAGGCTTTCTGGAATATAGTCGATTGGGAAGAAATCGACAAATACTTCAGGAAAATGAGGAAATAA
- a CDS encoding RDD family protein: protein MQPYSGICRRLIASMIDFFVIIFLFMFLELITETLDETLFYILFFLTMWAYFVFQESSILKSTVGKQAVNIIVTDLNGNRISFKQATMRFILKILAAIPFFTGFLPIFFTSKKQTFHDIVAKTVVFIQEDQSQ from the coding sequence ATGCAACCATACTCCGGCATTTGCAGGAGGCTTATAGCCTCAATGATCGATTTTTTTGTAATTATTTTCCTTTTCATGTTTTTAGAGCTAATTACAGAAACCCTGGATGAAACCCTTTTCTACATTCTGTTCTTTCTCACGATGTGGGCTTATTTTGTCTTTCAAGAGAGTTCAATATTGAAGTCAACTGTGGGCAAGCAAGCTGTGAACATTATTGTTACTGACCTCAACGGAAACAGGATTTCCTTTAAGCAGGCAACAATGCGCTTTATTCTAAAAATTCTCGCTGCAATTCCATTCTTTACAGGATTTCTGCCAATTTTTTTTACTTCAAAAAAGCAAACCTTCCACGATATCGTTGCAAAGACCGTGGTGTTTATTCAAGAGGACCAATCTCAATAG